One genomic region from Leptolyngbyaceae cyanobacterium JSC-12 encodes:
- a CDS encoding pyrimidine operon attenuation protein/uracil phosphoribosyltransferase (IMG reference gene:2510096299~PFAM: Phosphoribosyl transferase domain), with product MSNEAIEILSAEEVRRTLTRLASEVIERSGDLSQLVLLGVFTRGVPLAHMLAKQIELLEQVQVPLGAIDITFYRDDLDTIGIRTPNKTDIPFDLSGKTVVLVDDVIFKGRTARAALEAVKDYGRPALIRLAVLVDRGHRELPIHPDFTGKLLPTAKEETVKVYVQDVDGRDGVELLKS from the coding sequence ATGTCTAATGAAGCGATCGAAATCCTCTCTGCCGAAGAAGTCCGCCGTACTCTTACCCGCCTTGCCTCTGAAGTAATCGAGCGGTCTGGTGATTTATCGCAACTGGTATTGCTGGGGGTGTTTACCCGTGGGGTGCCGCTGGCCCATATGCTGGCCAAACAGATTGAATTGTTGGAACAGGTGCAGGTGCCATTGGGCGCGATCGATATTACGTTTTACCGGGATGACCTAGACACCATTGGCATTCGCACTCCCAACAAAACTGACATTCCTTTTGACTTGTCCGGTAAAACCGTGGTGCTTGTAGATGACGTGATTTTCAAAGGACGCACTGCCCGCGCTGCCTTGGAAGCTGTCAAAGACTATGGCAGACCTGCCCTGATTCGTCTGGCAGTGCTAGTTGATCGCGGACACCGAGAACTTCCCATCCACCCAGACTTTACTGGAAAACTGCTGCCTACTGCCAAAGAAGAAACCGTGAAAGTGTATGTGCAAGACGTAGATGGGCGAGACGGAGTGGAACTTTTGAAATCTTGA
- a CDS encoding deoxyhypusine synthase (IMG reference gene:2510096296~PFAM: Deoxyhypusine synthase~TIGRFAM: deoxyhypusine synthase), whose amino-acid sequence MSKLLSRKIAPSPMPAEISVVDLIDGYFTAYNSARLREICHLLSQEVMTDGVTVGLSLSGAMTPAGFGVSVLAPLIRNGFIDWIISTGANLYHDIHYGLGLDLFASSPFLDDVKLRQEGRIRIYDIVFGYDVLLETDAFIREILKAEPFQRRMGTAEFHYLLGKYVREVEKQVGVKNSCLLATAYECGVPIYTSSPGDSSIGMNVAALSLEGYKLVIDPSLDVNETAAIAYAARDTGNPDVEGKSAALIIGGGSPKNFMLQTQPQLHEVLGLEERGHDFFIQITDARPDTGGLSGATPNEAVSWGKVDPDELPNTIVCYTDSTIALPIMTAYVINQCEARPLKRLYDRREEMVAKLRADYLAAKADPNHFVASPVKVSDLEESPARELVVATYPCGTPIRNGNGHRNGNGRH is encoded by the coding sequence ATGTCAAAACTGCTCAGCCGTAAAATCGCACCCTCCCCCATGCCTGCGGAAATTAGCGTGGTCGATTTAATTGACGGCTACTTCACTGCCTATAACTCGGCACGGTTGCGAGAAATTTGCCATCTGCTCTCTCAGGAAGTGATGACGGACGGTGTAACCGTTGGACTCAGTTTATCTGGTGCTATGACTCCTGCTGGCTTTGGCGTATCGGTTCTGGCTCCTCTGATCCGCAATGGCTTTATTGACTGGATCATTAGCACAGGTGCAAACCTATATCATGACATTCACTACGGCTTGGGGTTAGATTTGTTTGCCAGTAGTCCCTTTTTGGATGACGTAAAACTGCGGCAAGAAGGGCGGATTCGGATTTATGACATTGTGTTTGGGTATGATGTGCTGCTGGAGACGGATGCGTTTATCCGTGAAATTTTGAAAGCGGAACCCTTTCAGCGTCGCATGGGCACTGCCGAGTTTCATTATCTGCTGGGCAAATACGTGCGTGAGGTAGAAAAGCAAGTAGGCGTCAAAAATTCCTGTCTCCTAGCAACTGCTTATGAGTGTGGAGTGCCCATCTACACATCATCTCCGGGAGATAGCTCGATTGGCATGAATGTAGCGGCTCTGTCGCTAGAAGGCTACAAATTGGTGATTGATCCCTCGCTGGATGTGAATGAGACGGCTGCGATCGCCTATGCTGCCCGGGACACAGGAAATCCTGATGTGGAAGGTAAGAGTGCAGCCTTAATCATCGGTGGCGGCAGTCCCAAGAATTTCATGCTGCAAACTCAGCCTCAGTTGCATGAAGTGTTGGGCTTAGAAGAACGGGGGCATGACTTCTTTATTCAAATTACCGATGCTCGCCCGGATACTGGTGGACTCTCTGGTGCAACGCCCAACGAAGCAGTGAGCTGGGGCAAGGTGGATCCAGATGAATTGCCCAACACCATTGTTTGCTATACCGACAGTACGATCGCGCTGCCCATTATGACTGCCTACGTGATTAACCAGTGCGAAGCTCGTCCCCTCAAGCGTTTGTACGATCGCCGAGAAGAAATGGTTGCTAAACTACGGGCTGATTATCTGGCTGCTAAAGCCGATCCGAATCATTTTGTTGCCTCTCCAGTCAAAGTGTCGGACCTGGAAGAATCGCCTGCCCGCGAACTGGTCGTTGCCACCTATCCTTGCGGCACACCTATTCGCAACGGTAACGGACATCGCAACGGCAACGGTCGTCACTAA
- a CDS encoding hypothetical protein (IMG reference gene:2510096297), whose product MGQSLPEQCPGDSAESRRWHTFEDILRRLHQEGLYLHPHQLATFFVWHGLPVDLQYVPPCLQQRAAQINDNYLGDMARLEAFDEPPWYSSSLDESFSVPLHHE is encoded by the coding sequence ATGGGTCAATCTTTACCAGAACAGTGTCCAGGTGATTCTGCTGAAAGTAGGCGATGGCACACGTTTGAAGACATTCTGAGACGACTTCATCAGGAAGGGCTTTACCTGCATCCCCATCAGCTCGCAACATTCTTTGTCTGGCATGGATTGCCAGTCGATTTGCAGTACGTCCCCCCATGTTTGCAGCAACGGGCTGCCCAAATCAACGACAATTATCTAGGGGATATGGCTCGTCTCGAAGCATTTGATGAGCCACCCTGGTATTCCAGTTCCTTAGACGAGTCCTTTTCAGTCCCACTCCATCATGAATGA
- a CDS encoding isopentenyl-diphosphate delta-isomerase (IMG reference gene:2510096300~PFAM: FMN-dependent dehydrogenase~TIGRFAM: isopentenyl-diphosphate delta-isomerase, type 2), with translation MNPSAETQVRKADHLRVCLEEEVQFRETSSGLEHYRFIHCCLPELDFNDVDLTTCFLGKTLSAPLLISSMTGGTDQAKLINFRLAAAAQQHQLAMGVGSQRVAVENPDVAMTFAVRSLAPDILLFANIGAVQLNYQYGLDECCKIVDSLEADALILHLNVLQECVQTQGDKNFRGLLQKISALCQKLPVPVIAKEVGNGISAAMAKRLIESGVAVIDVAGAGGTSWAKVEGERANDLRQRRLGQTFADWGIPTAECITAVRAIAPTIPLIASGGLRNGLDAAKAIALGADLAGMALPFLKAANDSEETLQALIEILKVELATTLFCTGNATIADLKTSDVLRRIEK, from the coding sequence ATGAACCCATCGGCAGAAACCCAGGTTCGCAAAGCCGACCATTTGCGCGTGTGCCTGGAGGAAGAGGTGCAGTTTCGGGAAACTTCGAGTGGATTAGAGCACTACCGATTCATTCACTGTTGTTTACCAGAACTGGACTTCAACGACGTTGACCTGACTACATGCTTTTTAGGCAAAACGCTGTCCGCGCCATTGCTGATTTCCTCTATGACTGGAGGCACCGACCAGGCTAAACTCATCAACTTTCGGTTAGCTGCAGCGGCTCAACAGCATCAATTGGCAATGGGAGTTGGGTCGCAGCGAGTCGCGGTAGAAAATCCAGATGTGGCAATGACATTTGCTGTGCGATCGCTAGCACCAGATATTTTGCTGTTCGCCAATATCGGTGCAGTTCAACTGAATTATCAATATGGGCTGGATGAGTGCTGCAAGATTGTGGATTCGCTGGAAGCCGACGCCCTAATCCTACATTTGAATGTGCTGCAAGAGTGTGTGCAAACGCAGGGCGATAAAAACTTTCGGGGATTGCTGCAAAAAATTTCCGCACTATGCCAGAAATTACCAGTTCCAGTCATTGCTAAGGAAGTGGGCAATGGAATTTCCGCCGCCATGGCAAAGCGGTTGATCGAATCTGGGGTTGCTGTAATTGACGTAGCAGGAGCAGGAGGCACTTCCTGGGCAAAGGTAGAAGGGGAACGAGCAAACGATCTGCGGCAACGACGCCTGGGACAAACTTTTGCAGATTGGGGCATTCCCACAGCAGAATGCATTACGGCAGTGCGTGCGATCGCCCCCACGATTCCTTTAATCGCCTCTGGCGGCTTACGCAACGGCTTGGATGCCGCCAAAGCGATCGCCCTTGGTGCCGATCTTGCAGGCATGGCACTTCCCTTTCTTAAAGCAGCCAACGACTCTGAAGAAACACTTCAAGCTTTGATTGAAATTCTCAAAGTAGAACTGGCGACCACCTTATTTTGTACAGGGAATGCCACAATTGCAGACTTAAAAACATCTGATGTATTGAGGAGAATAGAGAAGTAG
- a CDS encoding cob(I)alamin adenosyltransferase (IMG reference gene:2510096298~PFAM: ATP:corrinoid adenosyltransferase BtuR/CobO/CobP; Cob(I)alamin adenosyltransferase N terminal~TIGRFAM: cob(I)alamin adenosyltransferase) — protein sequence MNDSLQSTDSLTESTQSLTSAQYKQKMQRRKAVQEQRLADMTTEKGLVIVHTGNGKGKTTAALGMVLRSLGHGHRVAIVQFIKGAWEPAEKAAFAPWTVAQDNQPPQLEFHAMGEGFTWETQDRDRDTQLAQTAWTKALSFLTHADIKLTLLDEINVALKLGYLTPEQVLTGLQQKPATSHVILTGRGAPPALINYADLVTEMTLIKHPFREQGIKAQPGIEF from the coding sequence ATGAATGACTCTTTGCAATCTACAGACTCCCTCACCGAATCAACTCAGAGCTTGACCAGTGCACAGTACAAGCAAAAGATGCAGCGCCGCAAAGCAGTTCAGGAGCAACGCCTGGCAGATATGACAACCGAGAAAGGGTTGGTGATTGTACACACAGGCAATGGCAAAGGGAAAACAACAGCAGCTTTAGGCATGGTGCTGCGATCTCTGGGGCATGGGCATCGAGTAGCGATTGTGCAGTTCATCAAAGGAGCCTGGGAACCAGCTGAAAAAGCCGCCTTTGCCCCGTGGACAGTAGCTCAAGACAACCAGCCACCCCAGCTAGAATTTCATGCGATGGGCGAGGGCTTTACCTGGGAAACCCAAGATCGCGATCGCGATACCCAACTGGCACAAACTGCCTGGACAAAAGCCCTTTCCTTTCTCACCCATGCTGATATAAAGCTCACATTGCTGGATGAAATCAACGTCGCCCTTAAACTGGGTTACCTCACCCCCGAACAGGTCCTTACCGGATTGCAGCAAAAACCTGCCACTTCCCACGTTATCCTAACTGGGCGCGGTGCTCCTCCAGCCCTGATCAACTATGCCGACCTCGTCACCGAAATGACCCTGATTAAACACCCCTTCCGAGAACAAGGCATCAAAGCTCAACCTGGCATCGAATTCTAA